In Drosophila busckii strain San Diego stock center, stock number 13000-0081.31 chromosome 3R, ASM1175060v1, whole genome shotgun sequence, the sequence ttaCTTCTGCTGGAGTTGTTTCATcttcaattaaagttttagttGTAGTGGTTTCATACTCAAAGAACGGTTCCTCAGTGGTCGTTTGGGATGTATCTGTGGTGCTTTCTGGCCATATCGATGTTGTTGTTTCGAATGCAGATGTTAACATATTTGGCTCCATATTCAGAAATTCAGTTGTAGTTTCTCTTGCTTCATTGGATTCGGTTGTAGAATCTCTATTTTCAGATATAGGCGTGGTAATACCATCTATGTTAAAAGGTATTTCAGTTGTTGAGCTCCATGAAACGGTTGTAGTTTCTTGAttagctgttgttattgctgtgaCAGAGTCCACTGGCACTGAATTAGTTGTGGTATATAATTCAGTTGTAGAATCCCATATTTCAGATGTGCTTTCCATGGGAGTAGTTGCTTCAGTGCTGTTTATGAGTGCTGGTAGCTCGCTTGTAGTGCTATAATAGCTATACTCAGTAATTTCCGGCCTGCTTTCATACGGCGTAGTAGTATATTCAAATGCTGTCGGAACTCCTATTATATTCAGCAGGAGTGTTGACACTTCCGGCAGTTCAGTGGTGCTAGTGTATCCATTGGTAGTTGAATAAATAGTAGTAGATTCTATAATTGCTGTAGTTGTCGTTGATTCAATAGTTTCCACATTAGGCTTCACTGTAGTTATCTCTTTAGTTGGGCTGTATGGCTTATATTTCTTGACATTATAAGGCTTATGATTACTTATGTAGTCCTTAGCTGCATTGATCCAATCCTCGCGAGTTTTAATATTACTTAATATAAGGTTCGAACTGCTTGCCATTAAGACTTCACTGCCGATATTCGCAGCATaatgcaatattattaaagcaattagtAAAACGTTCATTTTGCTGTTACGTCGTTAAACTGTCAACGCCGACTGATTAAATTGTTGGGAATGTTATGAGAGTTAAATCTATCCTTAGGCTACCTGTTATGCTTCGCAAATTTTACCTGTCCTAATGACCACTAAAAGGTTAACCGGATAATTACTAAGCAGATGGTTTTCgtaaacaaagcaacagcagagataatttaaatatgagtGGCTCGCGTCTATAAAATATCATGTAGTTGGCAACACTTGTTGAATAACCGATAGTCTTAGTCCGATAACTAAAAAGTTATCCGCGgtatatttgtgttttttacaTACGGTCATACTTGCTCTGAATTCCGCGTTTTTCGGctataaaacatttcaaaataattctgTACGAATTTTAAGACTTTTAAGGCTTAAGTGAAAGTGTTTTAGTAAGGGAAAGGTACCCCAAGTCAAGGTAAACagaataaacataaaatcTACTTGATAGCAGTTCGAACGACCGGCGTTTGCATATGCCGGCACCAGCTATAAACGTTTGCCAAACTGCATGCATGTTTGTTTTTAGGGTGAACTAATGtaactaatattatttttatgtctgCAGCAAAATGGATTCTGATTTGTATGACGAGTTTGGCAATTATATTGGACCTGATTTGGATagcgacgacgatgatgaccAGACTATTTATGGGCAACCCGATGTGCATGATGACCAAGATGTAAGTAGTCAAATATAAACAGTGACACATTTATgcttatgtttataatatagGAAGATGGCATGGATGAGGAAGAAGCAGAGCCACAGGAGGATGAGGACAAGGAAGTAACAGCTGTAGTGTTACACGAAGATAAAAGATATTATCCATCGGCTGTGGAGGTGTATGGGCCGGATGTAGAGACAATAGTGCAGGAGGAGGATGCGCAACCACTGGATAAACCACTAATAGAGCCCGTAAAGAAGCTGAAGTTTCAAATGAAGGAACAGGACCATCCTGACACTACGTACAACATGGAATTCATGGCTGATCTAATGGACACACCAACGCTAATACGAAATGTAGCGCTCATTGGCCATTTGCATCATGGCAAGACCACTTTTGTAGACTGCCTAATGCGGCAAACACATCCACAATTTGAGAATATGGAGGAACGCTCACTGCGCTATACAGACACGCTCTTCACAGAGCAAGAGCGTGGCTGCAGCATTAAGGCTACACCCGTGACGCTTGTGCTGCAGGATGTTAAACGCAAGAGCTACTTGCTCAATGTATTCGATACTCCTGGGCATGTGAATTTCTCTGatgaagcaacagctgctatGCGCATGTGCGACGGCGTCGTTCTCTTCATAGACGCCTCTGAAGGCGTCATGCTAAATAC encodes:
- the LOC108601581 gene encoding cell wall protein SED1, whose protein sequence is MNVLLIALIILHYAANIGSEVLMASSSNLILSNIKTREDWINAAKDYISNHKPYNVKKYKPYSPTKEITTVKPNVETIESTTTTAIIESTTIYSTTNGYTSTTELPEVSTLLLNIIGVPTAFEYTTTPYESRPEITEYSYYSTTSELPALINSTEATTPMESTSEIWDSTTELYTTTNSVPVDSVTAITTANQETTTVSWSSTTEIPFNIDGITTPISENRDSTTESNEARETTTEFLNMEPNMLTSAFETTTSIWPESTTDTSQTTTEEPFFEYETTTTKTLIEDETTPAEVILTTTGRNFILIGDNVKPKSRKYTYSSDVMPEDDDWL